Below is a genomic region from Prunus persica cultivar Lovell chromosome G3, Prunus_persica_NCBIv2, whole genome shotgun sequence.
caggagaaaaacaaaaccagctCTGGTTTTTCGCCACAAGCCCACCTTTTTTTATTAGAAATCCCCTATAAAAAGAGCACCTCAAGATCATTTTATCCATCAGTACACTCAAACATTCACATTCACAACTGAGAAGTTCAAAGCATCAAAGAGAGATCAGtaaggaagagaaaagaaatcataATCGTGATGAGTTCATCAAGTGCAAGCAAGGCTATTGTGGCAGCAAGTGTTGGAGTTGTGGAGGCATTGAAGGACCAAGGGATATGCAGATGGAGCTCTGCTTTAAGATCTGTGCACCAGCAAGCCAAAACCCAACTCAGGTCATTTTCTCAGGccaacaacaagctctcatcttcttctgctTCAGCTGCTTTCAGTAAAGTCAAAGATGAGAAGCTGAAGAAATCAGAGGAGTCTTTGAGGACAGTCATGTACTTGAGCTGCTGGGGTCCCAACTAATTCAATCAGCACAGAAACAAGCGCAAAAAGATCACATTTCTGTTGAGGCTTTGAAAGATCAAGGCTTCTGCAGATGGAGTTGCACCACCATGAGGTCTGTGCACCAGCATGCCAAGAACAATATGAGTTCTTTCTTACAAACCAAGgaactctcttcttcttcttcttctgctatGGTTTGAACAAAATGAATTCTGAAGAGAAGAATCAATTAAGAAAAGTCATGTACTTGAGCTGTTGGGGTCTTTATTGACACAAATTGGAGCTCATGGTGAAGTCCCTCaagatttgaagatttttgAGACTGAATTGAAGCTGTGTACATTATTTGAATGTAAATTTTCccaatcaaccaaaaaaacaagaaaatttatGTTCTTTGGTTTTTATCAATGAACATTGGATCTATTAATTAGACAATTCTCGACCAGGTTAACCTTAGCTTACTGTATCATTGGTACTTATTTGGAATTCTAATTCAATACATGTTGGTTTTATTAATGGTTCCTCCTTCAAATAGAGATGCTTTTGGTTCTATTTTTCAGTCAATCAACTAACCAGATGAgattatcacaaaacaaaaaacagagaacaaaCCAGTTGAAATTTATTAGTTAGGGGCAACAAGAACACACAAGGTTATCTCATCCTATTGATCATTGtttgcaaaataaaaaggcaGACGGTTCATTTCGATCAACCAAAACTTTAAAAACTAACTCTTAATATAGTGATGTGAAAACTAACTCTTAATATAGTGATATTTCACTTAGAATGAAGAAAGAGAATCCTCATTTACTTTACAAAGGGTTATGAAGCGTTTAACAAAAGGCCTTGTCATTTGGTCAAGGTCAACACAGTCTTGTTTAGTGGAAAAGAACCATAATCTTGTTCAGTGGAAAAGGACCAGAGTCTTGTTTAGTGGAAAAGGTCACTGAACAAGGATCTGAGTCTTGTTTAGTGGAAAAGGACCAGAGTCTTGTTAGTATTGTTAAATGGAAAAATGACCTGACTTACAGGCTAATTGTCCCAATTTCAAACTTCTATGATACAGTTGACAATATGTGTAGGAGAACACCTCCCTCCGGcaatatcacttatataaaaCAAGCCTTATGATGTGTTTAAGTCCGGCTCATAGTTTGTGCAGGCTGGACGATGGCACAGGGCCCCCAAATATTTGAGgctccaattttttttctagcCCACTTctaaaagaaacccaaaaaaaccctTCATTTATCTacagtttaattttttaaaataaacccTTTATTCCTTTTGACAATAAGaccaaagaaaggaaaataggGAGCCTTTTGACTAAAGAAAACGGGCCCCcctgttttcaatttcctaaCCCAACAATTTTAAGTTTGTTGTAAAGTTTAGAGTGGAGACTAGGgctgggcacggttcggtttggaccggtttcgGGGAAAAAATAGAACCTGATCCGATAGTGCAGACCGGTTCAGTTTGGACCGGTTCTGCTCAACATCCATACAGAAATCCGAACCAAACCAGACCTGTCCGATTCCGGTTCGGTTCCTGCGGTtccggtttttttttattttattatttttttataatttaaaatttaacaaatctgcccaaaatgtatttatatacTAACATACCCCAAATTTGAGGTTCCATCAAGCTTTCAACAcatcaaaatgaatccaacttcaacaaaaatacaatccaaattcaaatgaatccaacttaaacaaaaattcaatccaaattcaatccaacttcaacatcatcaaaatgaatccaacttcaacaaaaatacaatccaaattcaaatgaatccaacttcaacaaaaattcaatccaacttcaacatcatcaaaatgaatccaacttcaacaaaaatacaatccaaattcaatccaacttcaacatataaattacaacccaaattaaatcaaacttcaacaaaataagttccaaaataaattactagcCAAATACAACCCAAATTCAACCAAATATACATTACAACCCAAATTAAATTCCTCCTAACATTGGAAAGTAGTTGGAGCTATGGTGCTAGGTGTGGATGAACTCATAATatctacataaaaaaaatcaaaggatCAACATACTCACATTAACACTTTGATTTACAACCCACTTCCACTTGTTGGGTTTGTTAAACCAATATATCCATTTCTTAGGACAATTCTATCTCTTAGGAAAGCCTCTGATCATGATTCTGCTCTggactaataaaaaaaatcaaagacttccattaaaaacagaaacttcaGTTTTGTTAAACAATTTAGGCAGGAACACTTTGCCTTTgggaaatcattaaaaatCCATTTTGATTCAAAATGGTGTGAACATTTCCAGATCACACGTAGACATATAAAACTTCAACATATCAAAAGTTCATCGAATTCCGAGTTAAGGAAGCCAGTCAAAGACTAAATCCAAAATAGACTAGGCTGCAgagttttctattttctgcagAATAATGCCAACTTCGAAAATTTGCcaaattgaattggattagtacaattgtaaaaaataaacaattgcATTAATAAATTTGCCAAATAAATCTACTAAATTATAAACTGTTTCCAAACCAAAGAGTACATTAAGTCTTGCAGTAAAAAAAGTCTGGTAGAGTTGTATATATCAATGTCATGTATATGTAGGAAAAGGAAATTACCTAATTTCTCAGTGTGGCGAACATCATCAACCAGCAAAACTCTGTAACTATCCCTACTCCCAATACCTCTCTTGTCCTTGAGTCGTCCAATATCTCCTCCTGTAATTTCAACATTAAATAAGGCAGAAGAATAGTACAGTACAATGCTACATTGCAATTGGGTTTTCTAATATGTTTTTCTCCCCCTTTTCATAACAAATCTCAACTATtgaatacaaaacaaaaatcccaGATGAGAAAAATCAAGACAGTTGAAGGATAAATGATAAAGTAGGTACCTTGTTCAAGCTGGGTAGCAGG
It encodes:
- the LOC18784135 gene encoding uncharacterized protein LOC18784135; translated protein: MSSSSASKAIVAASVGVVEALKDQGICRWSSALRSVHQQAKTQLRSFSQANNKLSSSSASAAFSKVKDEKLKKSEESLRTVMYLSCWGPN